DNA from Desulfuromonas sp. AOP6:
AACTGAAACTGGCCGCGACGCGCCTCAAAGCCCGCCAGGCCACCGAGGAAGCCGGTCAGTTCCTCAAGACCGGCCGTCTGCCGCAGGCGCGCAAGAGTATTGATATGGCCCTCCAGCTTCATCCCGACAATCCGGAGGCCCTGTCCCTTCAAGAAGAAATCACCGCCCTGCGCATGACCGTCATCGATGGCTTTGAATTGGCGGTTTCATCCAGCGAACCCCTGACGCTGCGTTTCTCCGATACCAACATTCGGGACGCTTTCGGCATTCTCAGTCGGCTTTCGGGGATCAACTTCATCTTCGATGAGGACATTCGCAGTCAGAAGGTCACTCTCTTCCTCGAAAAGGCCACCTTTGCCCAAGCCCTCGAACTCCTGCTGACCATGAACGATCTGGGCAAAAAAGTCCTCAACCCGAAAACCCTCATCGTCTATCCCAAAACGCGCGACAAACTGAAACAGTACGAAGAGCAGATCATCCAGACTTTTTACCTGTCCAACATCGATGCCAAAAAAGCCGTCAACCTGCTGCGCACCATGCTGCAGCTGCGCAAGATCTACGTCCATGAAGAGCTCAACGCCCTGGTCATCCGCGATACGCCCGATGTTATCCGTCTGGCGGAGCAGGTTATCTCCGCGTCGGACCGGCCGGATGCCGAAGTCATATTTGACCTGGAACTGATCGAGGTGACACACGATGACACCCTCACCCTTGGTCCCAAGCTGACGAGCTACCTGATCAAGGGCGGCCTGGCTAAAGAAGGCGTCGATACAATTGCAGATTCGATCACACTGCGCAACTTCAACAACCTGGATTTTCTCTACACCATCCCCAGCGCCACCTTCGACTTTAAAAAGGAGCTGACCGATTCGGAGACCCTGGCCAACCCCAAAATCCGGGTCAAGAATAAGCAGAAAGCCAAGGTCCATGTCGGCAGCCGGGAACCGATAATAACAGCAACCATTACGGACAATGGGATAGTTTCCGAGAACATCCAGTATGTCGACACCGGCGTCAAGCTCGACGTCGAGCCCCTCATCAACCTGGATAACTCGGTCACCACCAAAATCACCTTGGAACTCAGCAACGCAACACCGCTCAAAGGCACAACAAGTGGAACAGTGCCACTTGTTATCACTACCACCAACGCCCAGACGGTCCTGACTCTGAGCGACGGGCAACGCACCATCATTGGTGGTCTGATCAAGGACGATACTTCCAAGACCAAAACCACCTTCCCCTTTATCGGCGCCATTCCCATCCTGGGCGACCTCATCTCGGGGCACACCGACACCAAGACCAAGCGGGAGATCCTCCTCTCGATCACTCCCCATATCGTCCAAAGTGTCGATCTGCCTAAATCCAGCGTGGCCACTATCTGGTCCGGTGGCGAGGACAATCTTAAGGCCGGCCCTATGCTCGGTTCCTTTGCTGACGAGTTTGCCGCCGAGGTGGAGCAGGCGCCACAGGCTGTCGTTCCCTCGGCCCGACCCGAGCCTAAGGCGACCCCTCTACCCTCTCCCGAGGGGCAGCCCGAATCTCAGCCTCAGCCCATGTTAGAGGAGGTGCCGACCGAGACGATGCCACTCCAGCAGGAAGCGGCCATGCCGGCCGAGAGTCTGCTGCTGCTGTTCGGGCCGTCGCTGGTAAACACCGGTGAAGAATTCCCCGTCGAGGTGAAGGTGAACAACGTTACCGATCTGCACAACGCCCCGGCGGTTCTGCTCTACGACCCCGCCCTGCTCGACTTTGTGCGTGTTGAGGAGGGAGACTTTCTTCGCCAGGGGGCGACGGCCACCCGCTTAAGTGTCTTGCCAGATCCGGAAGCGGGACAATTGGTCATTGAGCACAATCAGGAACAAGGGGGAAAGGGCGCTTCTGGACAAGGGATGCTTTTCCGGGTCTTATTTAAGGCAAAAAACGCTGGGAACACCTTCCTGCATTTTGATACGATCGACTTTCAGGACGTGCAGGGCCAGCCCGTGGCCGTCCTTCCCTCTGAACTCTTCCTGGAGGTTCGATAGTTTTTGATGATGGTTGGACGGTTGTGGAAAAACCAGCAGGGCCTGACGCTGATCGAGATGCTCATCGCGGTGACCATCCTGGCCATTCTGGCCTCTGCGGTCATCCCTTTTGCCGAGGTCAACGTCAAACGCACTAAAGAACTGGAGTTGCGCCGCAGCCTGCGGCTGATGCGCACCGCCATCGACGACTACAAGGCCGACTATGACAAGGCCGTCGCCCAGAAGAAAATATCTGCCGTCGTCGGTGAAACAGGCTACCCGGAATCCCTGGACATACTGCTAGAGGGCACGGACTGGGGCGGACTATATCCCTACAAGCGCAAATATCTCCGCCGCCTCCCCCGCGACCCCTTCGATAAGTATGGTGATGGCTGGGGATTAAGAGCTTACGAGGACGATCACGATTCTACGATCTGGGGCGGAAACGATATCTATGATGTCTACTCGCAGAGTGACCTGACCGCCCTGGACGGCACCCCCTACAACACCTGGTAGAGAGCTATGAATTCTATTTTTCGATATCGAACAGCGACCGGCTTCACCCTGATCGAACTGCTGATCATCATGTCCGTCATCGGCATTCTCTTCTCTATCGCGGTTCCTAGTTACAAAAACAGTCTGATCAAGGCCCGCGAATCGGTACTGATGGAAGACCTCTTCCAGATGCGCAGCGCCATCGATGCCTACTTCGCTGACAACGGCCGCTATCCAGATTCCCTTGAAGACCTCACGGAGGGAAAATATCTGCGCTCTATCCCCCGCGACCCTTTCACCCGTTCGGCCGAGACCTGGGTGACCACCCCTCCTGCCTTCTCGTCCTCCGGAGAACTCGCTGAAGGCCAGGTTTTCGATGTGCACAGCGGCAGCAACCTTATCTCTCTTGGCGGAACGCCCTATAAAGACTGGTAACCACTACGCCAGCCTTACCTGTGCCTCCCTTCATTGCCGTCACAGGAACTTCTATGCCCGACAAAAATTTTCTAGACGATAATGCGCATCTTGACATTTTCAAGGACCTGATCGACCAGTCTTCCGACGCCATCTTTATCGTCCACCCTGAAAGCGGCCGGGTTCTCTATGCCAACCAGCAGGCCTGTACCCTGCTTGAGTATGATTATGCCCAACTCACCTCCCTGCATCTCTGGGACTATGCTGAAAACGCAACCACTCAGGACGAATTTCAGTCTTTCCGGCAGGAAATGGCCCTAGCGAAAAATCGCCGCTTCGAAACGTACCAGCGCACCCGTTCCAGACAGAGAGTTCCGGTGGAGGTCAGCGTTCGCATGGTTCGATGTCAAAACAAAGACTACCTCGTCTCCTCCGTGCGCGACATCCGCAGCCGAAAAGCTTACGAAGCCAGCCTGATCCATGAACGCAACAAACTGGAAGCCGTCATT
Protein-coding regions in this window:
- a CDS encoding secretin N-terminal domain-containing protein; protein product: MMKYIHKTVAVTVLTSFLLGGCAGRQAFRDGDQFLKEGRYNQAVAKYAEAVEKNPDRQEYRMQLFNARSEAGLWYMEQGQKHLEKERYAEAMGAFQQAAALDPSVEAANQKLKLAATRLKARQATEEAGQFLKTGRLPQARKSIDMALQLHPDNPEALSLQEEITALRMTVIDGFELAVSSSEPLTLRFSDTNIRDAFGILSRLSGINFIFDEDIRSQKVTLFLEKATFAQALELLLTMNDLGKKVLNPKTLIVYPKTRDKLKQYEEQIIQTFYLSNIDAKKAVNLLRTMLQLRKIYVHEELNALVIRDTPDVIRLAEQVISASDRPDAEVIFDLELIEVTHDDTLTLGPKLTSYLIKGGLAKEGVDTIADSITLRNFNNLDFLYTIPSATFDFKKELTDSETLANPKIRVKNKQKAKVHVGSREPIITATITDNGIVSENIQYVDTGVKLDVEPLINLDNSVTTKITLELSNATPLKGTTSGTVPLVITTTNAQTVLTLSDGQRTIIGGLIKDDTSKTKTTFPFIGAIPILGDLISGHTDTKTKREILLSITPHIVQSVDLPKSSVATIWSGGEDNLKAGPMLGSFADEFAAEVEQAPQAVVPSARPEPKATPLPSPEGQPESQPQPMLEEVPTETMPLQQEAAMPAESLLLLFGPSLVNTGEEFPVEVKVNNVTDLHNAPAVLLYDPALLDFVRVEEGDFLRQGATATRLSVLPDPEAGQLVIEHNQEQGGKGASGQGMLFRVLFKAKNAGNTFLHFDTIDFQDVQGQPVAVLPSELFLEVR
- a CDS encoding type II secretion system protein yields the protein MMVGRLWKNQQGLTLIEMLIAVTILAILASAVIPFAEVNVKRTKELELRRSLRLMRTAIDDYKADYDKAVAQKKISAVVGETGYPESLDILLEGTDWGGLYPYKRKYLRRLPRDPFDKYGDGWGLRAYEDDHDSTIWGGNDIYDVYSQSDLTALDGTPYNTW
- a CDS encoding prepilin-type N-terminal cleavage/methylation domain-containing protein translates to MNSIFRYRTATGFTLIELLIIMSVIGILFSIAVPSYKNSLIKARESVLMEDLFQMRSAIDAYFADNGRYPDSLEDLTEGKYLRSIPRDPFTRSAETWVTTPPAFSSSGELAEGQVFDVHSGSNLISLGGTPYKDW